A window of the Eremothecium cymbalariae DBVPG#7215 chromosome 5, complete sequence genome harbors these coding sequences:
- the APJ1 gene encoding Apj1p (similar to Ashbya gossypii AER427W), translated as MVKDTRFYDLLNVSPTVSPQELKKSYKLAALRYHPDKNGHSESAKQAFQQITEAYGILSDERKRKIYDRYGVSDENEIVAILASQKRAAAAAAPAATAARNMEMTPGDLFAHFFGDGFGAGGEFSFLQGNLGGHCRFNSAAKDKARDGKSRGPDIKHNLKCELKELYSGKVAKLGLTRTRLCHRCSGHGSMTSSVCGECRGQGVYSQTRRHGPLVQTWSSSCRNCSGAGTFVKSNDVCQTCRGTGYIRERKIFEVEIKPGLSNKSEIILPGEADQVISTVYGKQQVIPGDVIIIVQEQCSTGRYRRFRESDLVLTRCVVDLRTSLCGGSIYIDDHPSGRPIKLEVIPGELLNPGSIKCVENLGMPKRDNPSQYGDLYIKFCVNFPERLEPETMNVISSALASDSNIIRQENITEPSSAQTRNPDCYEEHVFSNFNEIPDLRKRRHYNSSVAGNKRHKPGGIYESEDEYSDRSYDEDAYDDGFDVYPDARPKTYRMGEEATTAS; from the coding sequence ATGGTCAAAGATACCAGGTTCTATGATTTGTTAAATGTTTCGCCTACGGTGTCACCACAGGAGTTGAAAAAGTCGTACAAGCTTGCAGCGTTGCGATACCATCCTGATAAGAACGGACACAGTGAGTCTGCAAAACAGGCGTTCCAGCAGATAACGGAGGCGTATGGGATTCTCAGTGATGAGCGGAAGAGAAAGATCTATGATAGGTATGGGGTTTCGGATGAGAACGAGATAGTGGCGATATTAGCGTCTCAGAAGcgtgcagcagcagcagcagcgcCGGCAGCTACGGCAGCGAGAAACATGGAGATGACACCTGGGGATTTGTTTGCGCATTTCTTTGGCGATGGGTTTGGAGCGGGAGGGGAGTTTTCGTTTCTACAGGGCAACTTGGGGGGGCATTGCCGGTTTAATTCAGCTGCCAAAGACAAGGCGCGAGATGGGAAAAGCAGGGGCCCGGACATCAAGCACAATTTGAAATGTGAGCTGAAGGAGTTGTACTCTGGTAAGGTTGCGAAGTTGGGACTTACGAGAACGAGGTTGTGCCATCGATGTTCGGGCCACGGCAGTATGACAAGCAGTGTTTGTGGCGAGTGCCGGGGCCAAGGTGTGTACTCGCAAACGAGAAGGCATGGGCCGTTAGTGCAGACGTGGTCGTCTTCGTGCAGAAATTGTTCTGGGGCTGGTACGTTTGTAAAGTCTAACGATGTGTGTCAGACGTGCCGGGGAACCGGATACATACGAGAACGCAAGATTTTCGAAGTTGAAATCAAACCGGGGCTGTCTAATAAATCTGAAATCATCCTTCCCGGCGAAGCAGACCAGGTTATTAGCACAGTGTACGGGAAACAGCAGGTCATACCTGGAGACGTTATTATAATAGTGCAGGAGCAATGTAGTACAGGCAGATACCGAAGATTCAGGGAATCAGATTTGGTGTTGACTAGGTGTGTTGTCGATCTTCGAACAAGCCTCTGTGGCGGATCGATCTATATCGACGATCATCCGAGCGGCAGGCCTATCAAGCTCGAGGTAATACCTGGTGAATTACTAAATCCAGGATCCATAAAATGTGTCGAAAACTTGGGCATGCCAAAGCGGGACAACCCCTCGCAATACGGTGATCTATATATTAAGTTCTGTGTGAACTTTCCTGAGAGGCTAGAACCAGAAACTATGAATGTGATATCAAGTGCCCTTGCCTCAGATTCGAACATTATACGACAAGAGAATATAACCGAGCCCTCCTCTGCCCAAACTCGGAACCCTGATTGTTATGAAGAACATGTCTTTAGTAACTTTAACGAAATTCCCGATCTACGGAAAAGAAGACACTACAACAGCTCTGTAGCTGGCAATAAAAGGCACAAACCAGGAGGTATCTACGAGTCCGAAGATGAATACTCAGACAGAAGTtacgatgaagatgcatATGACGACGGGTTCGATGTTTATCCTGACGCTCGGCCAAAGACCTATCGCATGGGTGAAGAAGCTACGACTGCGTCCTAG
- the OM45 gene encoding Om45p (similar to Ashbya gossypii AER428W) yields MSTQVLVGGAIAATAAMFFHQKDCQVATNAKSHIRWNAGNIRDGMRDDLVSFKDALINTITFRGSRDYRGGYGSNSYGSNSYGSNSYGGGSYGNNAPAYSSSSISYPNGGSYSTGGSSAYNRGSNIVGDVANGASNVAGNIASGASNLASGASNVAGNIASGASNLASSAVNAGGAATGAIGNKVGELKQAGSDLTRDASEKIQSSFSNAKRTANSVTKEASDKTQSIFNWGSNDSEKLKALAIGDFDRANKNYQDVLELLNKSKKGLFSKGDEHLKRQLDLAQQQLNEARQRLHDASRDFERYAKQNINDISHKLEAEDEALRNRGFLSWFKTHTVGSDVVDSAANAVTGAQQIARDAKGSVDKSLSSKKLGPSDSQRRLDSLEHSKGDSWFGTANSSPDHLPAAARTARTLEGWGETATQFAQEELEEEKKRRTGFGNLEKSLKERELHPPTIDNQTIDRLLSVTSPTPSSHC; encoded by the coding sequence atgtcAACCCAAGTTCTAGTCGGTGGAGCCATCGCAGCCACAGCTGCGATGTTCTTCCATCAAAAGGACTGCCAGGTAGCCACTAATGCGAAAAGCCATATTCGCTGGAACGCAGGCAATATACGGGACGGAATGCGCGACGACTTGGTCAGCTTCAAGGATGCTTTGATTAACACGATCACCTTCAGAGGATCACGTGACTACAGAGGAGGGTATGGAAGCAACAGCTACGGAAGCAACAGCTACGGAAGCAACAGTTACGGAGGGGGCAGTTACGGAAACAATGCTCCTGCGTATTCGAGCAGTTCCATCTCCTACCCTAATGGCGGTTCCTACTCTACAGGTGGCAGCAGCGCTTATAACAGAGGCAGCAACATCGTTGGTGACGTTGCAAACGGCGCTAGCAATGTTGCAGGCAACATTGCTAGCGGTGCAAGTAACCTGGCCAGCGGTGCTAGCAATGTTGCAGGCAACATTGCCAGCGGTGCAAGTAACCTTGCAAGCAGTGCCGTCAACGCTGGTGGCGCAGCCACAGGCGCCATTGGCAATAAGGTGGGCGAACTCAAACAAGCTGGTTCCGACCTGACGCGCGACGCTTCCGAAAAGATTCAGTCCTCCTTTTCCAACGCAAAGCGAACTGCCAACAGCGTCACAAAAGAAGCTTCCGACAAGACCCAATCAATCTTCAATTGGGGCTCCAACGACTCAGAAAAGCTCAAAGCCTTAGCTATCGGCGACTTTGACAGAGCGAACAAGAATTACCAAGATGTGCTCGAGCTCCtcaacaaatccaaaaaggGACTCTTTTCCAAAGGCGATGAGCACTTGAAAAGACAATTGGACCTcgcgcagcagcagctcAACGAAGCAAGACAGAGGCTGCACGATGCCTCCAGGGATTTCGAACGCTACGCAAAACAAAACATCAACGATATCTCCCATAAACTAGAGGCCGAAGACGAAGCACTAAGAAACAGAGGCTTCCTCAGCTGGTTCAAAACCCACACCGTAGGCTCTGATGTCGTCGACTCCGCCGCTAACGCTGTTACGGGCGCCCAGCAGATTGCGAGAGATGCAAAGGGCTCCGTAGACAAATCCCTATCCTCAAAAAAACTTGGCCCATCCGACTCCCAAAGAAGACTGGACTCACTTGAACACTCCAAGGGCGACTCCTGGTTCGGCACTGCCAATTCCTCGCCCGACCACCTTCCTGCAGCTGCCAGAACTGCCAGAACCCTCGAGGGATGGGGCGAAACTGCAACCCAGTTTGCCCAGGAAGAGCtcgaagaagaaaaaaaaaggcGAACAGGTTTTGgaaatcttgaaaaatCCCTAAAAGAGCGAGAACTACATCCACCCACAATAGATAATCAAACAATCGATCGCCTTTTGTCTGTCACCAGTCCCACTCCCTCCTCCCACTGCTAA
- the MKS1 gene encoding Mks1p (similar to Ashbya gossypii AER429W), protein MEEFELGPTSRGVSGAEERGVRTRVLLNDPNTDHIYLKVTPNLFTQEKLHLFESMDMYTSLIKCAKFMENGERLHNLSWRILNKSLLKDNDINKSKKRDGVRNLYNVINPAKQSNLLPVASPKTAQPRSQQLRRYNQERSPQNSFSYVSLHQQKDGSLHSTDGSPIRERVAATSSGNRNRAATSLQVQGQMLRKAPVFLPHSFAKGGSEATGSKLNQDPAANYGREKIFYIDKTPSPEPPSTRDLHSPSDPVLKRTPSLFVAGNSNGNLGCAAVASAASAATTTMTATSTIATTTTASSVNSGNTLGRRSTRSLLDTRNQSLFTQKPGGLNDMVHDASTKGQITRHELLLSSEDEESDWDSMSDDSDLYDDDEFEEEEYYEKQWDELMFTKNKHNNSSDESLLSATHDFRNTPDGDVTTSRTGGVEVKKSLLSDLFLHQLPHTSMTTTNNDDQNNSSNSNNSKIPINGNNSLISRKVSVVSRNETSNITVNGAVTPSSFKNTSSYLEQHFSNENAAPTPSTTSHSSVKHGSRGSFSSVISDSTRERYLHESNAPLTAQTILPTALATHMFIPNGIHQQRMIARHSILIPTGPSTTFKTRKESMDIPSKNRNNSFLKTRMELSEEESFSRVYARRI, encoded by the coding sequence ATGGAAGAGTTTGAGTTAGGGCCAACGAGTCGGGGGGTTAGCGGGGCGGAAGAGAGAGGGGTGCGTACTCGGGTGCTGCTGAATGATCCGAATACCGATCATATATACTTGAAGGTGACGCCGAATTTGTTTACTCAGGAGAAGCTGCATTTGTTCGAGTCGATGGATATGTATACGTCTTTGATTAAGTGTGCTAAGTTTATGGAAAATGGGGAACGGCTGCATAATCTTAGTTGGAGGATTCTTAATAAGTCTTTGCTTAAGGATAATGATATTAACAAGTCCAAGAAACGGGACGGGGTCAGGAATTTGTATAATGTGATAAATCCGGCTAAGCAGTCGAATTTGTTGCCAGTGGCCTCGCCCAAGACTGCTCAGCCGCGTTCGCAGCAACTAAGACGATATAATCAGGAGAGGTCACCTCAGAACTCTTTTTCGTATGTTTCGTTgcatcaacaaaaagatgGGTCCTTGCATTCTACTGATGGCAGCCCAATCCGCGAAAGGGTTGCTGCAACTAGTTCAGGAAATAGAAATCGTGCGGCTACGAGTTTACAAGTTCAAGGCCAAATGCTAAGGAAGGCACCTGTTTTCTTGCCGCATTCGTTTGCCAAGGGTGGCAGTGAAGCAACCGGTTCCAAGTTGAACCAGGATCCGGCAGCTAACTATGGACGGGAAAAGATTTTTTACATAGATAAAACACCGTCCCCAGAGCCTCCGTCAACAAGAGATCTGCATTCACCTTCAGATcctgttttaaaaaggaCTCCATCACTGTTTGTGGCGGGAAATTCTAATGGTAATCTAGGGTGCGCAGCAGTAGCAAGTGCTGCAAGTGCTGCAACTACGACAATGACCGCGACGTCAACAAtagcaacaacaacaacggcTTCTTCCGTTAACTCTGGCAACACACTTGGCCGCAGATCAACTAGGTCTCTCTTGGACACCAGAAACCAATCATTATTCACACAAAAACCAGGGGGGCTCAATGACATGGTCCATGATGCTTCCACAAAGGGCCAAATCACCCGTCatgaattattattgaGTAgcgaagatgaagaatcaGACTGGGATTCTATGTCGGATGATAGTGATTTATACGACGATGACGAATTTGAGGAAGAGGAATACTACGAAAAACAATGGGACGAGTTAATGTTCACTAAAAACAAacataataatagtagCGATGAATCGCTTTTATCGGCTACCCACGATTTTCGTAACACCCCTGATGGGGATGTTACTACTTCCCGCACAGGTGGTGTGGAAGTTAAAAAATCCTTGTTAAGTGACCTCTTTCTCCACCAACTTCCGCATACAAGCATGACAACAACCAACAATGACGACCagaacaacagcagcaacagcaacaacagcaaaatACCTATAAATGGGAACAATTCTTTAATAAGTAGAAAAGTCTCCGTGGTATCCAGAAATGAAACATCCAATATCACTGTCAATGGCGCGGTGACTCCTTCTTCCTTTAAAAACACATCCAGTTACCTCGAACAACACTTTTCTAATGAAAATGCAGCTCCCACGCCTTCAACCACTTCTCATAGCTCAGTTAAACACGGTTCTAGAGGTTCTTTTAGCAGCGTGATATCTGATTCAACTCGTGAACGATACCTGCATGAATCTAACGCTCCTTTAACTGCACAAACTATCCTTCCTACCGCTTTGGCGACACATATGTTCATACCCAACGGTATCCATCAGCAACGCATGATAGCAAGACACAGTATACTGATTCCCACAGGACCTAGCACTACGTTTAAAACCAGGAAGGAAAGCATGGATATACCAAGTAAAAACCGAAACAATAGTTTCTTAAAAACAAGGATGGAGTTATCAGAGGAAGAAAGCTTTAGCAGAGTATATGCAAGAAGGATATAG
- the IMP4 gene encoding snoRNA-binding rRNA-processing protein IMP4 (similar to Ashbya gossypii AER430W) has translation MIRKQARERREYLYRKAQELQESQLQEKRQLIKQSLAQGKPLPKEIADDVQLQRDFQYDETVQDSIDDEYSATSGIVDPKLLVTTSRDPSTKLSQFAKEVKLLFPTSVRLNRGNFVMNNLVDACQKSGTTDLVVLHEHRGVPTSLTISHFPHGPTAFFTLHNVVLRHDILNAGNQSEVNPHLIFDNFTTPLGKRVVKILKNLFPASPKKDSARVITFANRGDFISVRQHVYVKTREGVELAEVGPRFEMRLFELRLGTLENKDADVEWQLRRFIRTSSRKDYL, from the coding sequence ATGATACGGAAACAGGCCCGTGAGAGACGTGAATATCTATATCGCAAAGCACAGGAGCTGCAGGAGTCTCAGCTTCAGGAAAAGCGTCAGTTAATCAAACAGTCGCTAGCTCAAGGAAAGCCTTTACCAAAAGAGATTGCAGATGACGTTCAATTGCAACGTGATTTTCAGTACGATGAGACCGTGCAAGATTCTATTGATGACGAATACAGTGCTACAAGTGGGATTGTAGATCCAAAGCTGCTTGTAACTACCTCTCGTGATCCATCTACGAAGTTATCCCAGTTTGCTAAAGAAGTAAAGTTATTATTTCCTACTAGCGTGAGACTTAACAGGGGTAACTTTGTTATGAATAACCTAGTAGATGCATGCCAGAAGTCTGGGACTACTGATTTAGTTGTGCTGCATGAACACAGAGGTGTTCCAACATCGTTAACAATTTCACATTTCCCACATGGCCCAACTGCTTTTTTCACTTTGCATAACGTTGTTCTAAGACATGACATATTGAATGCAGGGAACCAGAGTGAAGTTAACCCccatttgatttttgataacTTCACAACACCATTGGGAAAGCGGGTAGTAAAGATCTTAAAGAATTTGTTTCCGGCTAGTCCAAAAAAGGATAGTGCCAGGGTTATCACGTTTGCAAATCGAGGTGATTTTATCAGTGTAAGACAGCATGTATACGTAAAAACCAGAGAAGGTGTTGAGCTGGCAGAAGTAGGTCCAAGATTTGAAATGAGATTATTTGAACTAAGGCTGGGGACtttggaaaacaaagatgCAGATGTCGAATGGCAGCTAAGAAGATTCATCAGAACTTCCAGTAGAAAGGATTATTTGTAA
- the MLF3 gene encoding Mlf3p (similar to Ashbya gossypii AER431C), with protein sequence MEVQSICSNVSGQSGGSIGFVGDESLIFERNVEDPFVPVGADSRCCTLCSVPWSRSRSSSVVNFANCAGSQVSQVSQRHSQQQQQQQSQPCRHAMHHNLENLVAPALDASADVVADDKANLDNVEIVYSKRPSTIRLDMALGRTRTNSVTGAGSSAEGGQVQTVSGAAKPRVLRFYSYADMLSDENTHQKHQQQPQELQQRQLKQDIAQDQRPGISHSLSLTLLRHSPPNTCSSDIYRTDSCHVQQLPSFSNPFLPVSHRRDSVSSVGMVSRKRSSNPPNARFVTATTSKAAASGKFSLETSSDWSSSEEDLDQGSSRTSYGVSSLHSKGPAPVSPNSPTAIVANNGLHCKSLGSRTVPCSLKKTPSPFKATPPFQSDVGSSFVLGRRGSVQKAPSNMDDLIFNQLHSESASEMLRQKVCSTGSDASSSILPATGFTGSHQ encoded by the coding sequence ATGGAGGTACAGTCTATCTGCTCTAATGTTAGCGGTCAAAGTGGTGGTAGTATAGGGTTTGTCGGAGATGAGTCGTTGATCTTCGAGAGGAACGTGGAGGATCCGTTTGTTCCGGTGGGGGCGGATTCTAGATGTTGCACTCTTTGTTCGGTTCCGTGGTCAAGGTCGAGGTCTAGTTCTGTTGTGAATTTCGCAAATTGTGCAGGGAGCCAAGTGTCGCAAGTGTCACAGCGGCAttcgcagcagcagcaacagcagcagtcaCAGCCTTGTAGACATGCTATGCATCataatttggaaaatttggTTGCACCAGCTTTGGATGCTAGTGCCGATGTGGTAGCGGATGACAAGGCTAATCTGGACAATGTTGAAATCGTGTACTCCAAGAGGCCTTCTACAATAAGGCTGGATATGGCGCTGGGTCGAACCAGGACTAATTCTGTCACCGGAGCGGGTAGTTCAGCTGAGGGAGGACAGGTACAGACGGTGTCTGGTGCAGCGAAGCCAAGGGTGTTGCGTTTCTATTCGTATGCAGACATGCTTTCTGATGAGAACACACATCAAaagcaccagcagcagccgcaGGAGCTGCAACAGCGACAGCTGAAACAGGACATCGCACAAGATCAACGGCCGGGGATATCACATTCATTGTCGTTGACGTTGCTAAGGCATTCTCCACCAAATACGTGTTCCTCAGATATTTATAGAACAGATTCGTGTCACGTACAGCAACTGCCTTCTTTCTCTAATCCGTTCCTACCTGTGTCTCATCGGCGCGATTCGGTTTCTTCTGTGGGCATGGTTTCGCGCAAACGATCATCGAATCCTCCAAATGCTCGTTTCGTCACAGCTACCACCAGTAAGGCGGCAGCAAGCGGTAAGTTTTCTCTTGAGACCAGTAGTGACTGGTCTAGCAGCGAAGAAGATTTAGACCAAGGCAGTAGCCGTACTAGCTATGGGGTCAGCAGTCTTCATTCTAAGGGCCCAGCACCCGTGTCTCCAAACTCGCCAACAGCAATAGTAGCTAACAATGGGTTGCATTGCAAGTCACTTGGTTCACGGACTGTGCCTTGCTCACTCAAGAAAACACCCTCCCCATTCAAAGCAACACCTCCATTTCAGTCAGATGTCGGTTCATCGTTTGTTCTAGGTAGAAGAGGATCAGTCCAAAAGGCTCCTTCTAATATGGATGACTTGATATTCAATCAATTGCACTCGGAATCTGCCAGCGAAATGCTCAGACAGAAGGTTTGTAGCACAGGGTCTGatgcttcttcatcaatattgCCGGCTACCGGCTTCACCGGTTCTCACCAATAA
- the MSK1 gene encoding lysine--tRNA ligase MSK1 (similar to Ashbya gossypii AER362W), giving the protein MINFRLLRVISRCYSSNKTQPLAYVNRQAEILGNLPKYYPSLSQLPRATISIKEFNAKYQETLSSDAPETVHVINGRVKAIRVVGKSMCFIDLYQQNAHLQLILSYHVMKGSVGNKDDFVGLVRGLKPGDHIQVQGYPGLSKTEQTLSLKCTLPVSMLSASQVAIPPKLSDAVKRRKNKVLDYLVNGHEVLVSRHKIISSLRTFLDSRGFIEVETPILSAKSNGANAKPFVTQLNSLGKLPLELRVAPELWLKRLCIGGMDQVYEIGKVFRNEGVDATHNPEFTTLELYKCYSSMEELIELSESLIRHICTFVDTRLAKELLQEMKANGDRFRRIELLPTLEKETGIDWRQVDLSNCAEILSVLEAQGISIPDSAKSPQQILNYLCGAVIEEKYCKSLLPTVIFHHPSIMSPLAKGDDVISKRFEVFIRGREFMNAYEEENCPQTQLAKFESQQFCKDTYEDHESMAIDYDYVNVMKYGMPPIGGLGLGIDRLCMLLLNKDRIEEVLAFGCVDDVSRQ; this is encoded by the coding sequence ATGATAAACTTTAGATTATTGAGAGTTATTAGTCGTTGTTATAGTAGTAATAAGACTCAGCCGTTGGCGTATGTAAACAGACAAGCAGAAATTCTTGGGAATCTACCGAAATACTATCCGTCGTTGTCTCAACTGCCAAGGGCCACTATATCGATAAAGGAGTTTAATGCCAAGTATCAAGAGACGTTATCTAGTGATGCTCCTGAGACTGTACATGTCATCAACGGTAGGGTGAAGGCGATCAGGGTTGTTGGTAAATCAATGTGTTTTATCGATTTATATCAACAGAATGCCCATCTTCAGCTGATCCTCAGTTATCATGTGATGAAGGGGAGTGTTGGTAATAAGGACGATTTTGTGGGCTTGGTACGTGGTTTGAAACCGGGTGATCATATTCAAGTCCAAGGCTACCCAGGGCTATCTAAAACCGAACAAACGTTGTCATTAAAATGTACTTTGCCAGTCAGTATGTTGTCAGCAAGTCAAGTGGCCATTCCGCCAAAGCTGAGTGATGCAGTTAAACGTCGTAAAAACAAGGTACTTGATTACCTGGTGAATGGACACGAGGTGTTGGTTTCGAGGCACAAGATTATCAGCTCACTTCGCACTTTTTTAGACAGCAGAGGGTTTATCGAGGTAGAGACACCAATACTGTCTGCTAAGTCTAACGGAGCTAATGCTAAACCATTTGTGACGCAATTAAATTCCTTGGGGAAATTGCCATTGGAGTTACGAGTTGCTCCAGAGCTTTGGCTGAAGCGATTGTGTATCGGTGGTATGGATCAAGTATATGAGATCGGGAAAGTGTTTCGTAATGAGGGCGTAGATGCCACACATAATCCAGAATTCACAACTTTGGAACTATACAAATGTTATAGCTCCATGGAGGAACTGATCGAGCTGAGTGAATCCCTCATTCGTCATATATGTACCTTTGTGGATACTCGACTGGCCAAAGAGCTTTTACAAGAAATGAAAGCGAATGGGGACAGGTTCAGGAGAATTGAGCTGTTGCCAACTTTGGAAAAGGAGACTGGGATCGATTGGAGACAAGTCGATCTCTCAAATTGTGCGGAAATCTTATCCGTTTTGGAGGCTCAGGGAATCTCTATTCCTGATTCCGCCAAGTCCCCTCAACAGATACTAAATTACCTTTGTGGGGCTGTAATAGAGGAAAAATACTGCAAAAGTCTTCTTCCGACCGTTATATTCCACCATCCATCAATTATGTCACCGCTGGCTAAAGGCGATGACGTGATATCAAAGAGATTCGAAGTTTTCATCCGGGGCAGGGAATTCATGAATGCTTACGAAGAAGAGAATTGCCCACAAACCCAATTAGCAAAGTTTGAATCGCAGCAGTTTTGCAAGGATACATATGAAGACCACGAATCTATGGCTATAGATTATGATTACGTCAATGTGATGAAGTATGGTATGCCACCAATAGGTGGATTGGGCCTAGGAATCGACAGGCTATGCATGCTTTTACTAAACAAGGACAGAATCGAGGAAGTTTTGGCATTCGGGTGTGTAGATGATGTGAGCCGACAATAG
- the RNH201 gene encoding ribonuclease H2 catalytic subunit RNH201 (similar to Ashbya gossypii AER363W): MATIPTVPEDVHSLESQSYYSPIPEALKNVAQGDHIILGVDEAGRGPVLGPMVYGVAYCTKSYQDSVVKSYGFDDSKKLTDPIRRRLFEKIYNGDIDGIGYATTSITPFDISTGMLRYPPEQNYNLNEQAHDVTIGLIQKVLDAGVNISHIYVDTVGPPITYQDKLEKRFPVCKFTVAKKADSLYPVVSVASVIAKVTRDVWLEQLRTIPDEILGSGYPGDPKTVKWLNENIRPLFGWNPEIVRFSWQTCQNILETNPHAINIEWEEESLKKRTYKLKPASIDPQKNSPSQPDVGNIISMDAWFGH, encoded by the coding sequence ATGGCAACTATTCCAACAGTTCCAGAGGATGTGCATTCTTTAGAGTCGCAAAGCTACTATTCACCAATTCCAGAAGCACTGAAAAATGTTGCTCAGGGCGACCATATCATACTAGGCGTTGATGAAGCAGGTCGAGGCCCTGTTTTGGGACCAATGGTATACGGCGTTGCCTATTGCACCAAAAGTTACCAAGATTCAGTTGTTAAAAGTTATGGTTTCGATGATTCAAAGAAACTCACTGATCCCATTCGGAGAAGATTATTCGAAAAGATATACAATGGTGACATCGACGGCATCGGATACGCAACAACTAGTATAACGCCTTTTGATATAAGCACCGGTATGCTGAGATACCCACCTGAGCAAAACTACAACCTGAACGAACAAGCTCATGACGTCACAATTGGGCTCATCCAAAAAGTTTTAGATGCAGGTGTGAATATCTCACATATATACGTAGACACCGTGGGTCCTCCCATAACATACCAAGACAAGCTCGAAAAGAGGTTTCCCGTTTGCAAGTTCACCGTCGCAAAGAAAGCGGATTCCCTCTACCCGGTGGTAAGTGTAGCTAGTGTTATTGCAAAAGTTACAAGAGACGTTTGGCTTGAGCAACTACGTACCATCCCCGACGAAATCCTTGGTTCTGGCTATCCAGGCGATCCAAAAACCGTCAAATGGCTAAATGAAAACATAAGACCCCTCTTCGGATGGAACCCTGAAATCGTAAGGTTCTCTTGGCAAACCTGCCAGAATATCCTCGAAACTAACCCACATGCCATCAACATCGAATGGGAGGAAGAGAGCCTGAAAAAGAGAACCTACAAACTCAAACCTGCCTCTATCGACCCTCAAAAAAATTCACCATCACAACCTGACGTTGGAAACATTATCTCAATGGATGCCTGGTTCGGCCATTGA